The Streptomyces seoulensis genome contains a region encoding:
- a CDS encoding esterase/lipase family protein, with protein MSDQQNEKAEQSAGEFTLAGPLSTTPPTALPYPVPEPDATWDLPNGFARVYHGTGNQGIVRPVLMADGFNLGKSDLDWLYAGLDRDFPLLSEVRRRGRDVILIGFKERSASILDNARTVTAAVLRTIAEQLGDAPLTVGGFSMGGLITRYALARMEQEHIDHRTSLYFSYDTPHRGAYIPVGLQAFSHFIPLPNPFARQMNSPAARQMLWRHYDPMTGESGIAPERTEFLQALEELGGWPRRPRTLALANGRGDGTGIAVPPGETVLKTERIYPGTAFYAQAQGRDVTVAELKRRFPKAEKTVTTSGFPELDGAPGGTLRSYGILADALKKAGAQIDLRHEEICFVPSVSAVAVRDLDEQKDLYTAVDSLSPQDSDVDDFICSATTTSHTAVTEELGTWLIERLTD; from the coding sequence GTGTCCGACCAGCAGAACGAGAAGGCGGAGCAGAGCGCCGGCGAATTCACCCTCGCCGGCCCGCTGAGCACCACGCCCCCGACCGCGCTCCCGTACCCGGTCCCGGAGCCGGACGCCACGTGGGACCTGCCGAACGGCTTCGCCCGCGTCTACCACGGGACGGGCAACCAGGGCATCGTCCGGCCCGTGCTCATGGCCGACGGCTTCAACCTCGGCAAGAGCGACCTCGACTGGCTGTACGCGGGACTCGACCGCGACTTCCCGCTGCTGAGCGAGGTGCGCCGCCGGGGCCGGGACGTCATCCTCATCGGCTTCAAGGAGCGCAGCGCGTCGATCCTCGACAACGCCCGCACCGTGACCGCCGCCGTCCTGCGGACCATCGCCGAGCAACTCGGCGACGCGCCGCTCACGGTGGGCGGGTTCAGCATGGGTGGCCTGATCACCCGCTACGCGCTGGCCAGGATGGAGCAGGAGCACATCGACCACCGCACCAGCCTGTACTTCTCCTACGACACCCCGCACCGCGGCGCCTACATCCCCGTCGGCCTCCAGGCGTTCTCGCACTTCATCCCCCTGCCGAACCCCTTCGCCCGGCAGATGAACAGCCCCGCCGCCCGCCAGATGCTCTGGCGCCACTACGACCCGATGACCGGCGAGAGCGGCATCGCCCCGGAGCGCACCGAGTTCCTCCAGGCCCTGGAGGAACTCGGCGGCTGGCCGCGCCGCCCCCGCACCCTGGCCCTCGCCAACGGCCGCGGCGACGGCACCGGCATCGCCGTCCCGCCCGGCGAGACCGTCCTCAAGACCGAGCGGATCTACCCCGGCACCGCCTTCTACGCCCAGGCCCAGGGCCGGGACGTCACGGTCGCCGAGCTGAAGCGCCGCTTCCCCAAGGCCGAGAAGACCGTCACCACCAGCGGCTTCCCCGAGCTGGACGGCGCCCCCGGCGGCACCCTGCGCTCCTACGGCATCCTCGCCGACGCGCTGAAGAAGGCCGGCGCCCAGATCGACCTGCGGCACGAGGAGATCTGCTTCGTGCCCTCGGTCAGCGCGGTCGCCGTCCGTGACCTGGACGAGCAGAAGGACCTCTACACCGCCGTCGACTCCCTGTCCCCGCAGGACAGCGACGTCGACGACTTCATCTGCTCCGCCACGACGACCTCCCACACCGCCGTCACCGAGGAACTGGGCACCTGGCTCATCGAGCGCCTGACCGACTGA
- a CDS encoding rhomboid family intramembrane serine protease, which yields MTAESAVTTCFRHPKVESHVRCTRCDRYICPDCMREAAVGHQCVECVQEGARSIRRARTAFGGRISTFPLLTWVLVALNALAYLAELARPSVVDRFGMLGAGLVGPDGGHYLWQYPYDSVLTPEGVAGGQWERLLTGAFLHMPPDDGIGVVHIVLNMVALVNVGRVVETQLGRARYLALYLLSALGGSVLVLLIAPDAPTVGASGAVFGLGAAYWVMGRRLGYDMRAVNQYMTGLLIWLVISAFMTSWEAHLGGLLAGAVVTLAFAYAPRGDRRTLIQWAACAGLAVLLLGLAAVKVATLTSGTY from the coding sequence GTGACCGCCGAGTCCGCCGTGACCACGTGCTTCCGTCATCCCAAGGTGGAGTCGCACGTCCGCTGCACCCGCTGCGACCGCTACATCTGCCCGGACTGCATGCGCGAGGCGGCCGTGGGCCACCAGTGCGTGGAGTGCGTGCAGGAGGGTGCCCGCTCGATACGGCGGGCACGGACCGCGTTCGGCGGCCGGATCAGCACGTTTCCACTTCTGACGTGGGTGCTGGTGGCGCTGAACGCACTCGCCTATCTCGCCGAGCTGGCCCGGCCCTCGGTGGTGGACCGGTTCGGGATGCTGGGCGCGGGCCTGGTCGGACCGGACGGCGGGCACTACCTGTGGCAGTACCCGTACGACTCGGTGCTGACCCCGGAGGGGGTGGCCGGCGGGCAGTGGGAGCGGCTGCTGACCGGGGCGTTCCTGCACATGCCGCCGGACGACGGGATCGGGGTGGTGCACATCGTGCTGAACATGGTGGCGCTGGTGAACGTCGGCCGGGTGGTGGAGACCCAGCTCGGCCGGGCCCGCTATCTCGCGCTGTACCTGCTCTCGGCGCTCGGCGGCTCGGTCCTGGTCCTGCTGATCGCGCCGGACGCGCCGACGGTGGGCGCCTCGGGCGCGGTGTTCGGCCTGGGCGCGGCGTACTGGGTGATGGGGCGGCGCCTGGGCTACGACATGCGGGCGGTCAACCAGTACATGACGGGCCTGCTGATCTGGCTGGTCATCTCGGCGTTCATGACCTCCTGGGAGGCGCATCTGGGCGGCCTGCTCGCGGGCGCCGTGGTGACGCTGGCCTTCGCCTACGCCCCGCGCGGCGACCGCCGCACCCTGATCCAGTGGGCCGCGTGCGCGGGACTGGCAGTGCTGCTGCTGGGGCTGGCGGCGGTGAAGGTGGCCACGCTCACCAGCGGCACCTACTGA
- the pepN gene encoding aminopeptidase N has translation MSVLTRDEAQARAEFLDVHRYTVDLDLTTGDETFGSRTAIRFTARTDGDTFVELKPAELRAVTLDGQPLDPHALDGNRLPLKNLTAGEHELTVDAAMRYSRTGEGMHRFTDPTDGETYVYTQLFLDDVQRVFAAFDQPDLKSVFDVSVTAPEGWQVLANGITEHLGEGRWRAATTPLISTYLVAVAAGPWHSVRTEHRGLPFGIHCRRSLAPHLDADADEILDITRALYDRYHEKFEEPYPFDSYDQAFVPEFNAGAMENPGLVTFRDEFVFRSAVTDTERQTRAMVIAHEMAHMWFGDLVTLRWWDDIWLNESFAEYMGYQTTLEATRFTQPWVEFGVTRKSWGYDADQRPSTHPVAPESVDDTAAALLNFDGISYAKGASALRQLVAWLGEKDFLAGINVHFERHKFGNAALADFIDSLASATERDVPAWADAWLRTTGVDKLTPVLTTTEGTRTLTVEHDGSRPHRVTAGLYDHDLTEEGRLTLRERVGLDIPQAAPQPLGKRPALLLLNDGDLTYAKVRFDPESFETLRTSLSGLPDPLTRAVVWNALRDAVRDGELPPTAYLDTARAHLPLETDLALVQGVLAFAGTHIADRYLTPEQRPAALATLGSLCRDLLRRTEDGDNPGLRLVAVRHFIDVAAHPETIAAWLADGTVPGGPELDPELRWRILGRLAVLGATDEAAIAAELERDPSANGQEGAARCRAALPDPEAKRRAWESMFATDDLSNYLFKATAQGFWQPEQADLVREYVPRYYQDAVAVSARRGPAIATAAGAWAFPHHAVDAENLALGQACLRDADPVPALRRKLADELDDLARALRVRGE, from the coding sequence ATGTCCGTACTGACGCGCGACGAAGCGCAAGCCCGAGCAGAGTTCCTCGACGTCCACCGCTACACCGTCGATCTCGACCTCACCACCGGTGACGAGACCTTCGGCTCCCGCACCGCGATCCGGTTCACCGCGCGGACGGACGGGGACACCTTCGTCGAGCTGAAGCCCGCCGAGCTGCGCGCCGTCACCCTCGACGGACAGCCCCTGGACCCGCACGCCCTCGACGGCAACCGGCTGCCGCTGAAGAACCTCACGGCGGGCGAGCACGAGCTCACCGTCGACGCCGCCATGCGCTACTCCCGCACCGGCGAGGGCATGCACCGCTTCACCGACCCCACCGACGGCGAGACCTACGTCTACACCCAGCTCTTCCTCGACGACGTCCAACGCGTCTTCGCCGCCTTCGACCAGCCCGACCTCAAGTCCGTCTTCGACGTGAGCGTCACCGCCCCCGAGGGCTGGCAGGTGCTCGCCAACGGCATCACCGAGCACCTCGGCGAGGGCCGCTGGCGCGCCGCCACCACCCCGCTCATCTCCACCTACCTCGTCGCCGTCGCCGCCGGCCCCTGGCACTCCGTGCGCACCGAGCACCGCGGCCTGCCCTTCGGCATCCACTGCCGCCGCTCGCTCGCCCCCCACCTCGACGCCGACGCGGACGAGATCCTGGACATCACCCGCGCCCTGTACGACCGGTACCACGAGAAGTTCGAGGAGCCCTACCCCTTCGACTCCTACGACCAGGCGTTCGTCCCCGAGTTCAACGCCGGCGCCATGGAGAACCCCGGACTCGTCACCTTCCGCGACGAGTTCGTCTTCCGCTCCGCCGTCACCGACACCGAGCGGCAGACCCGCGCCATGGTCATCGCCCACGAGATGGCCCACATGTGGTTCGGCGACCTCGTCACCCTCAGGTGGTGGGACGACATCTGGCTGAACGAGTCCTTCGCCGAGTACATGGGCTACCAGACCACCCTGGAAGCCACCCGCTTCACCCAGCCCTGGGTCGAGTTCGGCGTCACCCGCAAGTCCTGGGGCTACGACGCCGACCAGCGCCCCTCCACCCACCCCGTCGCCCCCGAGTCCGTCGACGACACGGCCGCAGCCCTCCTCAACTTCGACGGCATCTCCTACGCCAAGGGTGCCTCCGCCCTGCGCCAGCTCGTCGCCTGGCTCGGCGAGAAGGACTTCCTCGCCGGCATCAACGTCCACTTCGAACGGCACAAGTTCGGCAACGCCGCCCTCGCCGACTTCATCGACTCCCTCGCCTCCGCCACCGAACGCGACGTACCCGCCTGGGCCGACGCCTGGCTGCGCACCACCGGCGTCGACAAGCTCACCCCCGTGCTCACCACCACCGAGGGCACCCGCACCCTCACCGTCGAACACGACGGCAGCCGCCCGCACCGCGTCACCGCCGGCCTCTACGACCACGACCTCACCGAAGAGGGCCGCCTCACCCTGCGCGAACGCGTCGGCCTCGACATCCCGCAGGCCGCACCCCAGCCCCTCGGCAAGCGGCCCGCGCTGCTCCTCCTCAACGACGGCGACCTCACCTACGCCAAGGTCCGCTTCGACCCCGAGTCCTTCGAGACCCTGCGCACCAGCCTGTCGGGCCTGCCCGACCCGCTCACCCGCGCCGTCGTCTGGAACGCCCTGCGCGACGCCGTACGCGACGGCGAACTCCCGCCCACCGCCTACCTGGACACCGCCCGCGCCCACCTCCCGCTGGAGACCGACCTCGCCCTCGTCCAGGGCGTCCTGGCCTTCGCGGGCACCCACATCGCCGACCGCTACCTCACCCCCGAGCAGCGGCCCGCCGCGCTCGCCACCCTCGGCTCCCTCTGCCGCGACCTGCTGCGCCGCACCGAGGACGGCGACAACCCCGGCCTGCGCCTGGTCGCCGTACGGCACTTCATCGACGTCGCCGCGCACCCCGAGACCATCGCCGCCTGGCTCGCCGACGGCACCGTGCCCGGCGGACCCGAACTCGACCCCGAGCTGCGCTGGCGCATCCTCGGCCGGCTCGCCGTGCTCGGCGCCACCGACGAGGCCGCCATCGCCGCCGAACTCGAGCGCGACCCCTCCGCCAACGGACAGGAAGGTGCCGCCCGCTGCCGCGCCGCCCTGCCCGACCCGGAGGCCAAGCGGCGGGCCTGGGAGTCGATGTTCGCCACCGACGACCTCTCCAACTACCTGTTCAAGGCCACCGCCCAGGGCTTCTGGCAGCCCGAACAGGCCGACCTCGTCCGCGAGTACGTGCCCCGCTACTACCAGGACGCGGTCGCGGTGTCCGCCCGGCGCGGCCCCGCCATCGCCACCGCCGCCGGCGCCTGGGCCTTCCCGCACCACGCCGTCGACGCCGAGAACCTGGCCCTGGGACAGGCATGCCTGCGCGACGCCGACCCGGTACCCGCGCTGCGCCGCAAGCTCGCGGACGAACTGGACGACCTGGCACGGGCGTTGCGGGTGCGGGGGGAGTAG
- a CDS encoding chorismate mutase codes for MTISNTGTGDVDPEAREELERLRASIDNIDAAVVHMLAERFKATQQVGRLKARHHLPPADPGRESRQIERLRSLAEDARLDPAFAEKFLNFIVAEVIRHHERIAEDTAHSRPGPG; via the coding sequence ATGACCATCAGCAACACCGGCACCGGTGACGTCGACCCCGAGGCCCGCGAGGAACTGGAGCGGCTGCGGGCCAGCATCGACAACATCGACGCGGCCGTCGTCCACATGCTGGCCGAACGCTTCAAGGCCACCCAGCAGGTCGGCCGCCTCAAGGCCCGCCACCACCTGCCGCCCGCCGACCCCGGCCGCGAGTCCCGCCAGATCGAGCGGCTGCGCAGCCTCGCCGAGGACGCCCGCCTCGACCCCGCCTTCGCCGAGAAGTTCCTCAACTTCATCGTCGCCGAGGTCATCCGGCACCACGAGCGCATCGCCGAGGACACCGCGCACTCCCGCCCCGGACCGGGGTGA